The window ATCGTAGATTTTTTTGCATCTTTTTTTACTTTAAAAACAACTGTATTATGTTTTTCTGCAGATAAAGAAGACTTTTCTGAAATTTTAGGAGAAAGCAATACTTTAAAAATAAGATCTTTATGTGTCATGAAAACATTTCCTCTATTTTACTAATAGCTTCCGTTGTTAAAATAATCTTTTCAAAAGAAATTAAACTAACTGGATTAATTAAATTAACATCACAAACATCTACTTTATACAAATTACGAGAAGCTAAAAATAAATTATTATCTATTCCTTTAATAATAATTAGTACATTTTTTAATCCTATATCTTTTAATTTTCTTACTAATAATTTGGTTTTAGGTAAATCTAAAGAAAATTTTTTAAAAATTATAAGACGATTTTGACGTACTAATTCTGAAAAAATACTTTGCATAGCACCACGATACATCTTACGATTAACTTTCTGTTCATAATCTTGAGGTTTAGATGCAAATGTAACACCACCAGAACGCCATAAAGGACTTCTAACTGATCCAGCTCTTGCTCTTCCTGTTCCTTTTTGACGCCATGGTTTTTTTCCAGAACCAGAAACTTCTGCACGACTCTTTTGAGCTCGTGTTCCTTGTCTAGCACTTGATCTATAAGCCATTATAACTTGATGGACAAGAGACTTATTAAAATCTCGACCAAATATAACATCAGACAAATAAAGTGACGTTGATTCATCTTTAAGTAATAATTCCATATTATAGTCCTCATGCTTTTATAGCTGGTTTAACAATAAGGTCACTACCAGTTGCACCAGGAACAGAACCCTTGATTAATAACAAGTTTTGATTAGCATCGATTCTAATTACTGTTAAACTTTGAACTGTAACGCGAACGTTGCCTAAATGACCAGCCATTTTTTTACCTTTAAAAACTCTTCCTGGAGTTTGATTTTGACCAATAGAACCAGGTACACGATGAGATAATGAGTTACCATGAGTTGCATCTTGAGTTCTGAAATTCCATCTTTTTACCGTACCAGAAAATCCTTTTCCTTTAGAAATACCAGTAATATCAACTTTTTTTACATTAATAAAAATATTTACATTAACTATATTTCCAATTTTAAAATCTTTTAAATCAGAAACTCTAAATTCCCATAAACCACGACCAGCTTTTACTCCTGATTTAATAAAATGACCAGATTCAGGTTTTTTTAACTGATTGAATTTTTTAATTCCTGTAGTAACTTGTATAGCTTTATATTTATCATTATCTAAATTTTTAATTTGGATAATACGATTTTCTTTTATTTCAATTGCTGTAACAGGTATAGAAACACCCTCTTTACTAAAAATTCGTGTCATACCTAATTTTTTTCCAACTAAACCTATCATTTTACAACCCTTTGATCATGTAATTATCTTATTAATCAAGGCTGATTTGTACGTCTACACCAGCAGCAAGATCTAATCGCATTAAAGCGTCTACTGTTTTTTCAGTAGGTTCAACAATATCTATCAATCGCTTGTGAGTACGAATTTCATATTGATCACGTGCATCTTTATTAACATGAGGAGAAATTAAAACAGTAAAACGTTCCTTACGTGTAGGAAGTGGTATAGGACCACGGACTTGCGCTCCTGTTCTTTTAGCAGTTTCAACAATTTCTGAAGTTGATTGATCTATTAAACGATGATCAAAAGCTTTAAGACGAATACGTATTCTTTGGTTCTGCATAAGACCAGAACTCCAATTTTATAAAAACTAAAAAACACCTTTCTTACTAAATAATTAGTAAGTCAGCGTAATAGTTTAATTCATAACTCCAAAATTAGGAGTATTAAGTATTTAAATTATATAAGAAATTTAAATAATTTAAAATAAAAATTCCATATCAATTAAAAATTAAAATGCTTATAAAATAAGGAAGATATTATAACATTCTTTAAAAAACAAACGTACGTAGTTTTTAAAAATTAAAATAAAATATATTTTTTAAAAATTTATAATAATTTTTATTAAAAAATCAACATTTAATATTGTAAAAAATTCCTACACATAATAAAATTATCTAAATATTTTTTTAATAATTATTAAATTATTATTATAAAAAATATATTTTATTTTGTAAACTATAGTATTTAAAAATCATATGTCTATATTTTATATTAAATACGGAAGAGCTTTATCGGCTCTTCCGTATTTAATATAAATCAACCTTTTAATTATCATATTCAATAAAATATTAATTAACTAATTACCTTAATAACCACACCAGCTCCAACTGTACGACCACCTTCACGAATTGCAAAACGCAGTCCTTCAGACATTGCAATAGGATGAATCAATGTTACTGTCATTTTAATATTATCTCCAGGCATAACCATTTCTATATCCTGAGGTAACTCAATAAAACCGGTTACATCTGTGGTTCTAAAATAAAATTGAGGTCGATATCCTTTAAAAAAAGGTGTATGACGACCACCTTCTTCCTTTGAAAGTACATAAACTTCTGATTCAAATTTGATATGAGGATGAATAGTTCCTGGTTTTGCTAATACTTGTCCTCTTTCTATGTCTTCTCGTTTAGTGCCTCGTAATAAAATTCCAACATTTTCTCCAGCTCTTCCTTCATCTAATAATTTACGAAACATTTCAACACCAGTACATGTTGTTTTTATAGTATTCTTTATTCCAACAATTTCAACTTCTTCACCAACTTTTACAATACCTTGCTCTACTCTACCAGTCACAACTGTACCTCTACCAGAAATAGAAAATACATCTTCTATCGGAAGTAAAAATGGTTTTTCAATTGATCTTATTGGTTCTGGAATATAACTATCTAATAAATTAGCTAAATCGATAATTTTTTCTTCCCATTCTGGAACACCTTCTAATGCTTTTAGAGCCGAACCCCTTACAATAGGAGTATCATCACCCGGAAAATCATATTGTGTCAATAAATCTCTAACTTCCATTTCAACTAATTCCAATAATTCTTCATCATCAACAGCGTCACATTTATTCAAAAATACAATTATGTAAGGTACACCTACTTGACGACCTAATAAAATATGTTCACGTGTTTGTGGCATAGGACCATCGCTAGCAGCTACTACTAAAATAGCGCCATCCATTTGCGCAGCTCCTGTTATCATATTTTTTATATAATCTGCATGCCCTGGACAATCAACATGTGCATAATGTCTACTAAGAGTATCATATTCAACATGAGAAGTATTTATGGTAATACCTCTTGCTTTCTCCTCAGGAGCATTATCAATTTGATCAAAAGCACGAGGAGATCCTCCATATTTTTTAGCCAATACAGTAGTAATAGCAGCTGTTAAAGTTGTTTTACCATGATCAACATGACCTATTGTTCCCACATTAATATGGGGTTTTAATCTTGCAAACTTTTCTTTAGACATAAAATATAACCTTTATTAAATTTTTAAAATATAAAAAATCATTTCTCTCTTTCTAAAATAATATTTTTAGCTACACTATTAGGAGCTTCTGCATACTGCAAAAATTCCATAGAATAAGCTGCTCTTCCTTGACTTTGAGAACGTAAATCAGTAGCATATCCGAACATTTCAGATAAAGGTACTTTGGCAAAAATAATTTTCCCATTTATCATATTATTCATACCCTCGATAATGCCTCTTCGACGATTTATATCACCAATAACATCTCCCATATAATCTTCTGGAGTTTCTATTTCTACTTTCATAATAGGTTCTAGTAAAATCGGTTTAGCCTGTTTAAAAGCATTTTTAAATGCTATTGATGCTGCTAATTTAAATGCTATTTCAGAAGAATCTACATCATGATAAGATCCGAAATGCAGACGTACACCTATATCTACAACCGGATATCCTGCCAACGGTCCATATTTTAACTGTTCTTGAATACCTTTATCTATTGCTGAAATATATTCTCCTGGAATTACACCACCTTTTATATCATTTATAAAATTATAACTGGATCCACTTCCTGGTTCTAATGGAAATAAATCAATTACTACATGTCCATATTGACCTCGTCCTCCAGATTGCTTAATGTGTTTACCTTCTATATTTTTCACTAATTCCTTGATAGTTTCCCTATAAGCAACTTGAGGTTTGCCAATATTTCCACTAACATTAAATTCCCTTTTCATACGATCAACAATAATTTCTAAATGTAATTCCCCCATACCTGCAATAATAGTTTGATTAGATTCTTCATCCGTCCATACTCGGAATGAAGGGTCTTCTTTTGCTAATCTATTTAAAGCTAAACCCATTTTTTCCTGATCAGATTTTGTTTTTGGTTCTACAGAAATAGAAATTACTGGTTCAGGAAATTCCATGCGTTCTAAAATAATTCTAGAATTTTGATCACATAAAGTATCACCTGTTGTTACATTTTTTAAACCAATAGCTGCAGCTATATCACCAGATCTTACCTCTTTTATTTCTTCTCTTTTATTTGCATGCATTTGAACAATTCGTCCAAATCTTTCTTTTTGAGATTTTACAGAATTAAATACAGTATCTCCCGATCTCACTACTCCAGAATACACTCTAAAAAACGTTAAATTTCCAACAAATGGATCACTGGCAATTTTAAATGCTAATGCTGAAAAAGGTTCTTCATCATTGAAATTAGGTAAAACAATTGTCTTTCCTGTTTTATCTGAAATTTCTTTTTTTAATCCTACATCTATTGGAGATGGTAAATATTCTATTACTGCATCTAATAAAGCTTGTACTCCTTTATTTTTAAATGCAGATCCACAAGTAATAATAACAATTTCATTATTTAAAACTCTTTGTCGTAGTGCTAATTTTATTTCTTCTTCAGAAAGTTTTTCTCCATTTAAATATTTTTCCATAATTTCTTCATTTGCTTCAGCAGCAGATTCAATTAAATTATGATGCCATTTTTCAGATAACTCTAACATATCAACAGGAATATCTGAATAAGTAAAAGTTACTCCTTGATCTTTATCATTCCAACTAACAGATTTCATTTTTATTAAATCTATTATTCCTACAAAATTTTCTTCGCTACCTATCGCTAACTGAATAGGAACAGGATTTGTAGTAAGACGATTTTTTATTTGTTTAACTACTTTTAAAAAATTTGCTCCCATACGATCCATTTTATTAATAAATGCAATTCTAGGTACCTTATACTTATTTGCTTGACGCCAAACAGTCTCAGATTGAGATTGAACACCTCCAACTGCACAATAAACCATAACAACACCATCTAATACACGCATAGAACGTTCAACTTCTATAGTAAAATCAACATGTCCTGGTGTATCAATAATATTAATTCGATGCGGTGTAAATTGATCAGCCATTCCTGACCAAAATGCAGTTGTTGCAGCAGAAGTAATAGTAATACCTCTTTCCTGTTCTTGTTCCATCCAATCCATAGTTGCTGCTCCATCATGAACTTCCCCAATCTTATGATTAATTCCTGTATAAAACAAAATTCGTTCAGTCGTAGTTGTTTTTCCAGCATCTATATGAGCACTAATTCCAATATTTCTATAATTAGTAATAGGAGTAGTACGAGCCATTTTATTCCTCTAGTTACCTAATAGTCTAAATGATTAATCAATAAAAAAGAATGGCTTTACCTGTTGATTAACGTAAATATAACTTATTACTGCAATAAACTATTTTTACCAACGATAATGCGCAAAAGCTTTATTAGCTTCTGCCATTCTGTGTACTTCTTCTCTTTTTTTTACAGCATTCCCTTTATTTTCAAAAGCATCTTGCAATTCATTAGATAATCTGAGAAACATAGATTTATCTGGACGTTTACGTGCTGCTTCAACAATCCAACGCATAGCCAAAGCATTTCTTCGAACCGGACGAACTTCCACTGGAACTTGATAAGTAGAACCACCAACACGACGAGATTTTACTTCTACTGTTGGACGAACGTTCTCTAACGCAAGATTAAAAATTTCTAATTCTAATTTACCTATACGTTCTGATAATTTTTTTAATGCTTTATAAACAATCACTTCTGCAATGGATTTTTTTCCATCGACCATTAATATATTAATAAATTTAGCTAATATTTCTGATGAAAATTTTGGATCTGGTAAAATTTTACGATTTCCAATTACACGACGTCGAGGCATAAATGCTCCATTTTGATAAAAAATTATTTTTTATTTTTATTTATATTTATACTTTTGATTTTTTTACACCATATTTAGAACGACCTTTTTTACGATCTTTTACTCCTGAACAATCTAAAGAACCCCTAACAATATGATAACGAACTCCTGGCAAATCCTTTACTCGTCCACCTCTTATTAAAATTACCGAATGTTCTTGCAAGTTATGACCTTCTCCACCTATATAAGCAGTCACTTCAAAACCATTAGTTAGCCGAACACGACAAACTTTTCTAAGAGCTGAATTAGGTTTTTTAGGAGTAGTTGTATAAACTCTTGTGCATACTCCTCTTTTCTGAGGACATTTACCCAATGCCGGTACATTACTTTTTATATTTCTACGAACACGGGGTCTGCGGACCAACTGATTAACTGTGGCCATGAAATCTCCTATTATAAAATTTTTATGATTTCTAATAAAATAAATTAAATTGAATATACTATTATTATGCAGAATTTAGACTGGTTAAAAAATATTCTAGAATAAAAAACTAATTGCTTACCAATTCATTTGCTGCTGATTCTTTTCTGTCAAAAACACAAATTTATGGTAATCAATCATCATAAATCCAGTTGCAATTTTTTTACAAAGACCGCGCGCTGTTACATCTTCTTTTAAAACATAGAGATTAGCTGACGAATTTAATAAATCTCTCAAAAAATAGTTTTTATCTACAGCAATAATTACACCATCTTGTAATGCTAATAAATCATCCGACTTCTTTAAAATATTAAATAATAATATCATATTACTTTTAAAAGGGGAATTCATTAACGTATGTAACATACTAAACACCTCTTAAAAATTAATAATTCCGTCACATTCATCTATTTTTTTTTGAAGAACATTTTTACTTAAAACCTGAACATCCAATAAAAAAATATCTTTTTCAAAAAAACCTCGTTCTATTAACGAATCAGCACAAAAATAAAATTTGTTTATACCATACAAAGGCAAAATAAAAAATGCAGGTGTGTAATTTCGTGACAATATATGTTCCGGTTTTTGATTCTTTATTAATTGAAAAATTCCATCACCAATAAAAAAAATGGAAATATTCTGAATTGTTAAAGAAATAGATAAAATTAAATCTAAACCTTCTCTACCAAAAGCAGTACCATGCGGTGCATAAGAAAAAATAAAAGCCATATGTTTCATAAAATTATATTAAAATTGTACAATACGATCACATTTTCGAATAGATTCAGATAATTCACCTAATCCAGTTAATGTAAAACCTTTTGCTAAATTTCCTATTTGAATACCAAATCGTAATGCTTGTTCATCACTTATTACTCCCCTTCTAGAAGCTGCGCTAATACAAATATTTAATTTTATCTTAAATTGAAAATGAAAATCTTGCCAAGAATTAACTAAATTACATTCATCTTCAGCTGGAGATACCATCTTATTAGCATTTAATACACCACTAAAATAAAAAAAAACACTATCTAATTTATGTCCACAATCAATTAAAGCATGAGAAAAAGATAAAGCTGTCTTAGAATTTTCTTTTCCGTATGCTGAACCTGTAACTAAAACTACATAATTCATATAATTTAAACCATAAAATTGAAAAAATAAATTATATTTTATAAACGAACAACATAATTTAAATAATTTTTAAAAATGTAAAATTTTTAACTACATAAAAATAAAAATTAATTTACTTCAATACAGATTTTATATCGATTAATTCTATATCAAAAATTAATATTGAATTACCAGGAATTCCTGGAACTCCATTTTCTCCATAAGCTAATTGAGGCGGTATCACTAATTTAATCTTTCCACCCTTACTAATATATTTTATACCTTCTTGCCAACCTTGAATTACATCTTTTATAGATAACCATATTGGTCCACTTGTATATGAATTATCAAATTCACTACCATCAATTAACGTTCCTTTGTAATTTACCAAAATCATATCATTATCTTTAGGAAATTGACCATCTCCTAATTTTTTTATTAAAATACATAAACCTGTTGAAGTTTTTTTTACACCTATTTTTTTTACAAAATTAGATATATATACTTTTCCTTGAGTATAATTTTCTTCAGCTCTTTTTTTTAACATCATTATCTCTGCATCTTTCAATTTATATTCTAAATTTCTTAATCTATTAGCAATTTCCTCATTAGATAATTTTAATGTTCCAAACATTGTATCTTTTATCCCTAAAATAAATTGTGTTTTATCTAAAAAAAATCCTAAATTTTCTTGATCTATCAATGAACGTTCCATATAACTACCCAATGAAGCTCCTAACGCATAAGATATTTTTTCATTATTATTTTTAAAAATAGAAGTACGATTCATTTGAGACATATTTTCTTTTTCTTCAATTAATTTAAAAAAATTAGATGCTAAGCAAATACTAGAACTAAAAAATAAAGTATATATTATACAAATCAACGTAATCATGTTGAAAAATTTTTTTAAAAAAATGTTTTTTTTACAGTTCATAATTATATTATTTCTATATTTTTACAATAATAAATATTATACTTGATTATCAGTATAAAATCTTCATTTTACATTACAGTTTCAAATTATTTGTAAAAAATGTTCATTTAATAACTAATCCGACACATGTGATATAAAAATAAACATTAAATCATGATTGATATCAATTTTTAAAAATATTTTAAATAAAAATAATTATTTAAACTATAATTATAAATACATATTTTTAAAAATATAAAATTTGTTTCTAATAAAAAATAAAAATGATATCTTTATGCTCTAAAGAAAAAAGAATGGAATTTTTATCAATACGAAAAATAATTTTTAATTAAAAGTTATACTAATGACATCAGTACATACATTTTATATTATAATTAACTCTATTAATATAACTAAATGCAATTGATACATAAAATACGATATAAAATTGTTTCCAGTAATATTGATTTTTAATAAAACTTATTTTCTTACAAAGAAACATGTAAAGAACTAAAAATAAAAAAAATAAATCAAAAATATAAAATATTATAAATCAGTATAAAATACTAAGGTATATACATTACAAACTTTATAAAATAAATTAAATTTATCTAAAAATAAGAGAATATTACATATTCATATTTATTTGATTTTTAAACATAATTAAAAAATTAATTTAATGACATTATAAAATATAGCAAAACTATTGATTTTTAATAAAAAAAATATTAATAATTAAAATAAAAGTATATTTATCCAAATATAAATAAATTAAAAATTATTTGTTAATCATATTTCCAAAAATTTATTTTTTCCTAAAAAAAGTATTTTCTATTTCCTAATTTATTCCGCAAAAAACCTATTTTACTTCAAAACAATCTAAATAAATAAAAAGACATCAAAAAAAATATTATAAATAATAATTAATTTTTAAGAATTTCTTTTGATATTATATTATATATATAAAACACAAACTGATAAAATATATATAAATATAAAAATACATATTAAATTTAGCTTTAAAATAACAGAATTAGTCTTTATATGAAATGCAAATAGCTTAAAATTAATTTTTTATTTTAGATAAATGTTACACTGGAAAATAAAAATTGTTTTTATTTTTAATATAAGTAAGCATACATTTTAACTAAAATAAAAAATTAATATTGGCAATATCATTAGTAATAAAAATATATATCGTATATGCAGTAAAATATTTTATATATATAAATAACATATTACATACAACAAAATTACTATAAAAATTTTATCTTGATATAACTTAATATCAATTATATTTTTTAAAAATTGAACTTTTCTGCTGATATATTAAAAAATAAATTATATATAACATCATATATGTTCTATTTAATTAAAACTAAAATATGAATTTTAAATTCATAAAAAAATAAATAAAATTAAATAAATTTATTTCAGGATACGAAAATATGACAAGAACAAATCGTATAAGTCTAATTTGGATTAGTTTTTTTTCTTATGCTTTAACTGGCGCATTAATTGTTGTTACAGGATTGATAATGGGAAATGTATCAGAATACTTTGAAATATCTCTATCATACACCAGCAATATTTTTACTTTTTTAAATGCTGGTATTTTAATATCTATTTTCTTAAATGCTTGGTTAATGGAAATTATTCCATTAAAAAAACAAATTATTGTAGGTTTTTTTCTTATGGTACTATCAATATATGTATTGATATTCACGCATAATTTAATATTTTTTTCATTTAGTATTTTTATGCTTGGTATTATAAGTGGAATTACAATGTCGATAGGAACTTTTTTAATTACTCATTTATATACAGGAAATAAAAGAGCTTCTCTATTATTATTAACAGATTCTTTTTTCAGTATGTCAGGTATGTTCATTCCTGTTTGTACTACTTTTTTATTAAAGAAAAATTTTCAATGGTACTGGGTATATACATTAATAGGAATTATTTACTTATTTATCTTCTTATTAACAATATACTCAAAATTTCCAAATTTAAATTCTACTAATCAAGAAAAAAAAATTAAACAAAAAGAAAAATATAGCACCAGTATATTTTTATTATCTCTATCAGCATTATGTTATATTTTGGGACAATTAGGATTTATTTCATGGATTCCAGAATTTTCAATAAAATTGATAGGGACAAATATTGTCGATGCTGGAAAATTAGTAAGCAATTTCTGGATGGCATATATGTTTGGTATGTGGTGTTTTAGTGGTATTTTAAAATTTTTTGATTTACAAAAAATGATGTTTTTTCTTACAGGTATTTCTTGTGTATTAATGTATTTATTTATTAAAAATACAAATTATGAATATTTAAAATGGATAATAATTTTATTGGGATTTTTTTCTAGCGCTATTTATACTCTAATAATTACATTAGGATCTTTGCAAACTAAAAAAACTTCTCCTAAAGTTATTAATTTTATTTTAACTTCTGGAACAATAGGAACGTTATTAACTTTTATTATAACCAGTCCTATTGTTTCTCAATTTGGAATTAAAGCAGCATTAATAACTGCAAATATTTTATATTTAATAGTATTTATATTGAGCTTTGTTTTAGGTTTTTTTACAAAACATAGAAAATAATTAATAGTAAATTATTTATATGTTATATTATAAAAATAATTAATAATATATATTACCGTAAACCTAAAACATTATATACATTTTTTAACGTTTTTTTTGCATATGTACGTGCTTTTAAAGCACCTTTTATCATAATTTTTTCTAAATAAGATTCATCTTGACGATATAAAAAATAAGATCTTTGTATCTTCAATATTAAATTAGATAACACATCAAATAATGATTCCTTAAATTCTCCATATAATTTTCCAGAAAATTCTTTTTCTAATTCAAAAATAGTTTTTCCTGTAATACAAGAAAAAATGGTTAATAAATTAGAAATACCTGGTTTTTTTTCTATATTATAATAAATTTTTGCTGGTTGTTCTGAATCAGTAACGGATTGTTTTATTTTTTTCCGAATTGAATCTATTTTTTCCAATAAAAAAATAGAATTATTTTTATTAAAATTAGATTTTGACATTTTTTTTACAGGTTCCAACAAGGACATAATCTTTGACCCTTGTTGAGATAATAATATAGAAGGAATAGTAAATACTTTTTTACCATATATAGTATTAAAACGATTAGCAATGTCAATAGTTAATTCTAAATGCTGTTTTTGATCCAAACCCACTAAAACATAATTAGTTTGATATAACAAAATATCAGATGCCATCAAAATAGGATAATTAAACAAAGCAATATTAACGTTTTTATTAATATTTTTTGACTTACTTTTAAATTGTGTCATACGTGTTAATTCTCCAAAATAAGAATAACAATTTAATATCCAGTTTAATTGAGCATGTTCATAAACATGAGATTGTACAAAAACAATACTTTTTTTTGGATCTACACCACAAGCTAAATATAAAGATAAAGTGTCAAATATATTTTTACGTAATACTTTACTTTCATTTTTAACAGTAATTGCATGTAAATCAGCTATACAATAAATGCAATTGTATTCTTTCTGCATTGTGCTCCATTTAGATAAAACACTTAAATAATTACCAATTGTTAAATTACCTGTTGGTTGTACAGCACTAAATAAAATTGATTTATTATTTTCCATTATGAATTTCTATTATTAAATAATATCATTATATTTAAAATTAATGAATAGCTCCATGGTGAACTGAATCTAACTCTTCATATATATTTCTTATAGTTTTTTGATAATCTTTAGAATTAAAAATTGCCGACCCAACAATAAAAACATTTGCACCAGCCAAAGCTATATTAGCAATATTATTTACTTTTATACCTCCATCTACAGCTAATAAT of the Buchnera aphidicola (Pemphigus immunis) genome contains:
- the tusC gene encoding sulfurtransferase complex subunit TusC, whose amino-acid sequence is MKHMAFIFSYAPHGTAFGREGLDLILSISLTIQNISIFFIGDGIFQLIKNQKPEHILSRNYTPAFFILPLYGINKFYFCADSLIERGFFEKDIFLLDVQVLSKNVLQKKIDECDGIINF
- the rplD gene encoding 50S ribosomal protein L4 — its product is MELLLKDESTSLYLSDVIFGRDFNKSLVHQVIMAYRSSARQGTRAQKSRAEVSGSGKKPWRQKGTGRARAGSVRSPLWRSGGVTFASKPQDYEQKVNRKMYRGAMQSIFSELVRQNRLIIFKKFSLDLPKTKLLVRKLKDIGLKNVLIIIKGIDNNLFLASRNLYKVDVCDVNLINPVSLISFEKIILTTEAISKIEEMFS
- the fkpA gene encoding FKBP-type peptidyl-prolyl cis-trans isomerase produces the protein MITLICIIYTLFFSSSICLASNFFKLIEEKENMSQMNRTSIFKNNNEKISYALGASLGSYMERSLIDQENLGFFLDKTQFILGIKDTMFGTLKLSNEEIANRLRNLEYKLKDAEIMMLKKRAEENYTQGKVYISNFVKKIGVKKTSTGLCILIKKLGDGQFPKDNDMILVNYKGTLIDGSEFDNSYTSGPIWLSIKDVIQGWQEGIKYISKGGKIKLVIPPQLAYGENGVPGIPGNSILIFDIELIDIKSVLK
- the rpsL gene encoding 30S ribosomal protein S12 is translated as MATVNQLVRRPRVRRNIKSNVPALGKCPQKRGVCTRVYTTTPKKPNSALRKVCRVRLTNGFEVTAYIGGEGHNLQEHSVILIRGGRVKDLPGVRYHIVRGSLDCSGVKDRKKGRSKYGVKKSKV
- the tusD gene encoding sulfurtransferase complex subunit TusD; protein product: MNYVVLVTGSAYGKENSKTALSFSHALIDCGHKLDSVFFYFSGVLNANKMVSPAEDECNLVNSWQDFHFQFKIKLNICISAASRRGVISDEQALRFGIQIGNLAKGFTLTGLGELSESIRKCDRIVQF
- the tuf gene encoding elongation factor Tu, translated to MSKEKFARLKPHINVGTIGHVDHGKTTLTAAITTVLAKKYGGSPRAFDQIDNAPEEKARGITINTSHVEYDTLSRHYAHVDCPGHADYIKNMITGAAQMDGAILVVAASDGPMPQTREHILLGRQVGVPYIIVFLNKCDAVDDEELLELVEMEVRDLLTQYDFPGDDTPIVRGSALKALEGVPEWEEKIIDLANLLDSYIPEPIRSIEKPFLLPIEDVFSISGRGTVVTGRVEQGIVKVGEEVEIVGIKNTIKTTCTGVEMFRKLLDEGRAGENVGILLRGTKREDIERGQVLAKPGTIHPHIKFESEVYVLSKEEGGRHTPFFKGYRPQFYFRTTDVTGFIELPQDIEMVMPGDNIKMTVTLIHPIAMSEGLRFAIREGGRTVGAGVVIKVIS
- the rpsJ gene encoding 30S ribosomal protein S10; this translates as MQNQRIRIRLKAFDHRLIDQSTSEIVETAKRTGAQVRGPIPLPTRKERFTVLISPHVNKDARDQYEIRTHKRLIDIVEPTEKTVDALMRLDLAAGVDVQISLD
- the tusB gene encoding sulfurtransferase complex subunit TusB; translation: MLHTLMNSPFKSNMILLFNILKKSDDLLALQDGVIIAVDKNYFLRDLLNSSANLYVLKEDVTARGLCKKIATGFMMIDYHKFVFLTEKNQQQMNW
- the rpsG gene encoding 30S ribosomal protein S7; protein product: MPRRRVIGNRKILPDPKFSSEILAKFINILMVDGKKSIAEVIVYKALKKLSERIGKLELEIFNLALENVRPTVEVKSRRVGGSTYQVPVEVRPVRRNALAMRWIVEAARKRPDKSMFLRLSNELQDAFENKGNAVKKREEVHRMAEANKAFAHYRW
- the fusA gene encoding elongation factor G; its protein translation is MARTTPITNYRNIGISAHIDAGKTTTTERILFYTGINHKIGEVHDGAATMDWMEQEQERGITITSAATTAFWSGMADQFTPHRINIIDTPGHVDFTIEVERSMRVLDGVVMVYCAVGGVQSQSETVWRQANKYKVPRIAFINKMDRMGANFLKVVKQIKNRLTTNPVPIQLAIGSEENFVGIIDLIKMKSVSWNDKDQGVTFTYSDIPVDMLELSEKWHHNLIESAAEANEEIMEKYLNGEKLSEEEIKLALRQRVLNNEIVIITCGSAFKNKGVQALLDAVIEYLPSPIDVGLKKEISDKTGKTIVLPNFNDEEPFSALAFKIASDPFVGNLTFFRVYSGVVRSGDTVFNSVKSQKERFGRIVQMHANKREEIKEVRSGDIAAAIGLKNVTTGDTLCDQNSRIILERMEFPEPVISISVEPKTKSDQEKMGLALNRLAKEDPSFRVWTDEESNQTIIAGMGELHLEIIVDRMKREFNVSGNIGKPQVAYRETIKELVKNIEGKHIKQSGGRGQYGHVVIDLFPLEPGSGSSYNFINDIKGGVIPGEYISAIDKGIQEQLKYGPLAGYPVVDIGVRLHFGSYHDVDSSEIAFKLAASIAFKNAFKQAKPILLEPIMKVEIETPEDYMGDVIGDINRRRGIIEGMNNMINGKIIFAKVPLSEMFGYATDLRSQSQGRAAYSMEFLQYAEAPNSVAKNIILEREK
- the rplC gene encoding 50S ribosomal protein L3, which codes for MIGLVGKKLGMTRIFSKEGVSIPVTAIEIKENRIIQIKNLDNDKYKAIQVTTGIKKFNQLKKPESGHFIKSGVKAGRGLWEFRVSDLKDFKIGNIVNVNIFINVKKVDITGISKGKGFSGTVKRWNFRTQDATHGNSLSHRVPGSIGQNQTPGRVFKGKKMAGHLGNVRVTVQSLTVIRIDANQNLLLIKGSVPGATGSDLIVKPAIKA